The following proteins are encoded in a genomic region of Methanobrevibacter sp.:
- a CDS encoding radical SAM protein — MSVLEKMKVLTDSAQYDLCDYVNHQKSSQKNLPGIYHATGANGCDVPLFKTLLTNKCKNDCKYCINQSKRNFTRLELEPELLAKVFLDYYNRGLVNGLFLSSGIDKDEDVTMEKTIETVRILRKKYGYDDYVHLKIVPGASKDSIKRAMGLANRVSINIEAATPSGLAELSSTKDYNKDILKRLGWINSLEKHKGTYPRSTHTTQLIVGANSETDKEILTRMSKIYKKSNLKGTYFSPFSPVEETDFKDKDPCEVGRTNRLYNADSLLKDYKYNVKELIFDEDDKLNLKEDPKILAAKNMDIFPVEINKSPFNELIRVPGIGTKSARKIVNIRKKQPFTSKEDLKRLGVAVNRAEPYIKIKGEYQSGLDNF, encoded by the coding sequence ATGTCAGTTTTAGAAAAAATGAAAGTTCTTACAGATTCAGCCCAATATGATTTATGTGATTATGTAAATCATCAAAAAAGCTCACAAAAGAACTTACCTGGAATATATCATGCAACAGGCGCCAATGGATGTGATGTTCCACTTTTTAAAACATTACTTACAAATAAATGTAAGAATGACTGTAAATATTGTATAAATCAATCAAAAAGAAACTTTACAAGACTTGAACTTGAACCTGAATTACTAGCCAAAGTTTTCCTAGATTACTACAATAGAGGACTAGTAAACGGACTATTTCTAAGCTCAGGAATCGATAAAGACGAAGATGTCACAATGGAAAAAACAATAGAGACCGTTAGGATTCTAAGAAAAAAATATGGATATGATGATTATGTCCATCTAAAAATTGTTCCAGGTGCTTCAAAAGATTCAATAAAAAGGGCTATGGGATTAGCTAATAGGGTTAGTATAAATATTGAAGCTGCAACACCAAGCGGTCTTGCAGAATTATCCTCTACAAAAGATTACAATAAGGATATACTAAAACGTCTAGGTTGGATAAATTCTCTTGAAAAACATAAAGGAACCTATCCTCGTTCTACACATACTACTCAACTAATAGTGGGGGCAAATAGTGAAACTGACAAGGAAATCCTCACTAGAATGAGTAAAATCTATAAAAAATCAAATTTAAAGGGCACTTATTTCTCACCATTTTCTCCTGTAGAAGAAACTGACTTTAAAGATAAAGACCCATGTGAAGTTGGCAGAACCAATAGACTATACAATGCAGACAGTCTTCTTAAAGATTACAAGTATAATGTTAAAGAACTTATATTCGATGAGGATGATAAATTGAATTTAAAAGAAGATCCAAAAATATTGGCTGCAAAAAACATGGACATATTCCCTGTAGAAATAAACAAGTCACCGTTTAATGAACTAATAAGAGTTCCAGGAATCGGCACTAAATCTGCACGAAAAATAGTTAATATAAGGAAAAAACAACCGTTCACAAGTAAAGAAGATTTAAAAAGACTTGGAGTGGCTGTAAATAGGGCTGAACCTTACATAAAGATTAAAGGAGAATATCAGTCTGGGCTTGACAATTTTTAA